The following coding sequences are from one Kogia breviceps isolate mKogBre1 chromosome X, mKogBre1 haplotype 1, whole genome shotgun sequence window:
- the ITM2A gene encoding integral membrane protein 2A: MVKIAFNTPTAVQKEEVQQDVEALVSRTVRAQILTGKELRVAAKEKEGSSGRCMLTLLGLSFILAGLIVGGACIYKYFMPKSTIYRGEMCFFDSEDLANSLQGGEPYFLPVTEEADIREDDNIAIIDVPVPSFSDSDPAAIIHDFEKGMTAYLDLLLGNCYLMPLNTSIVMPPKNLVELFGKLASGKYLPHTYVVREDLVAVEEIRDVSNLGIFIYQLCNNRKSFRLRRRDLLLGFNKRAIDKCWKIRHFPNEFIVETKICQE, encoded by the exons ATGGTGAAAATCGCCTTCAACACACCCACAGCGGTGCAAAAAGAGGAGGTGCAGCAAGACGTGGAGGCCCTAGTAAGCCGTACGGTCCGTGCTCAGATCCTGACCGGCAAG gAACTCCGAGTTGCCGCCAAGGAAAAAGAGGGCTCCTCTGGGAGATGTATGCTTACTCTCTTAGGCCTTTCATTCATCTTGGCAGGACTTATTGTTGGTGGAGCCTGCATTTACAAGTACTTCATGCCCAAG AGTACCATCTACCGTGGAGAGATGTGCTTCTTTGATTCTGAGGACCTTGCAAATTCCCTCCAAGGAGGAGAGCCCTACTTCCTGCCTGTGACGGAAGAGGCTGACATTCGTGAGGATGACAACATCGCAATTATTGATGTGCCTGTCCCCAGTTTCTCTGATAGTGACCCTGCAGCAATTATTCACGACTTTGAAAAG GGCATGACTGCTTACCTGGATTTGCTGCTGGGGAACTGCTATCTGATGCCCCTCAATACCTCCATTGTTATGCCTCCAAAGAATCTAGTGGAGCTCTTTGGAAAACTGGCA aGTGGCAAATACCTGCCTCACACTTACGTGGTTCGTGAAGACCTGGTTGCTGTGGAGGAGATTCGTGATGTTAGTAACCTTGGTATATTTATTTATCAACTTTGCAACAACCGCAAGTCCTTCCGCCTTCGCAGAAGAGACCTCTTGCTGG GTTTCAACAAACGTGCAATTGATAAGTGCTGGAAGATTAGACACTTCCCCAACGAATTTATTGTTGAGACCAAGATCTGTCAAGAGTAA